A stretch of DNA from Arthrobacter jiangjiafuii:
CAGACCACCTGGACTCGGAAGCGGAGCTGCTGGTAGGCAGCATCGACAAATTTAAGGCTATTTACGCCGACAGTTCGGTGCGGCCCTTGGCGCGGCGTGCGGAAAGGATTCCACGGCCGGCACGGGTACGCATGCGAAGGCGGAAGCCGTGCTTCTTGGCACGACGGCGGTTATTCGGCTGAAAAGTCCGCTTGCTCACGG
This window harbors:
- the rpmH gene encoding 50S ribosomal protein L34, with amino-acid sequence MSKRTFQPNNRRRAKKHGFRLRMRTRAGRGILSARRAKGRTELSA